A segment of the Gemmobacter fulvus genome:
CGATGGCACACAACGGGGCGAAAGGCGTCGTCCTTGAGAGGATGAACGGCATGACGGCGATGCGGGATACCGTGGCGGAACTGGCGCCAATGATGCAGGGCGCTGTGCCCTACGATGCCTTCATCGTCTCGGAAGGCGCCGCCGTGATCGCGAGCCACGCCGGCGAAACCATGCTGTCGCTCTTCCCCGAAGGCAGCCTTGAAGGCGTAACCTATGCCAAGCCGGAGATCTGGTCCAACTGGCAGGATTTTGCAGCTCTGGCAGAAGAGATGAGGGTATACGCAGATGCCCTGTCCGAGGCTGCGCCGAACGGGCTTGAACCGGCTTCCGCACTGCCGGCAGACATGGCGGGGATGGATCATACCGGAATGGCCATGCCCCCTGTCGAAGAGACCAATCCCGGTTTTTCGGTGGCAGAGTTAATGGGCTATGCCGAAAAGACCGCAGACAGCCCGGTTTCGTCAGGACAGGCAGACCCGGCCTCCCTAGCGCCGACCCTTTCTAGCCTTGCCGCCGATGATTTGTTCACTCGGATCAGCGGAACCTGCTCCTCTTGTCATGCGCAGTTTCGCGCGGGAAAGAACTGACCATGCGGGGCCTGATCCGGCTTTTTGCCATTTTGCCGACCGTGGTGGGTAGCCTTGGTGCCGGGGTGCTGGCGCTCTGGCCCATCGGAGATGCGGAGCCCGCCGCATTTCCGATCGGCGACCCTGAACGTGGGGCGTATCTGGCCCGTTCAGGCGGTTGCGTGTCGTGCCACACCAACGCGGCGGCGAAGGGCCCCGCACTTGCAGGCGGTGCACCG
Coding sequences within it:
- a CDS encoding c-type cytochrome, which codes for MAKQWTGAMALAASAVAAVAMAHNGAKGVVLERMNGMTAMRDTVAELAPMMQGAVPYDAFIVSEGAAVIASHAGETMLSLFPEGSLEGVTYAKPEIWSNWQDFAALAEEMRVYADALSEAAPNGLEPASALPADMAGMDHTGMAMPPVEETNPGFSVAELMGYAEKTADSPVSSGQADPASLAPTLSSLAADDLFTRISGTCSSCHAQFRAGKN